In one Flavobacteriales bacterium genomic region, the following are encoded:
- the pheS gene encoding phenylalanine--tRNA ligase subunit alpha translates to MSLAERINQLEAELAKAEARTADELERFRVAMLGRNGAITELFESFKQVAAEEKRVLGQRMNQLKQRAQARLEELKAGLGAHTAEERAAFDTSAPALTGPTGALHPITIIRQRIVDAFARIGFTVSQGPEVEDDHHNFSALNFPPDHPARDMQDTFFVDGPGGRALRTHTSSVQVRVMEGSKPPIRTISPGRVYRNEAISARAHCMFHQVEALYVDEGVSFAELKGTLDYFAKSMFGPEVAIRLRPSYFPFTEPSAEVDMSCTLCGGTGCGVCKHSGWVEIMGCGMVDPAVLANCGIDPDRYSGFALGMGVERIAQLIYRVPDLRLYWENDVRFLDRFSADSLRG, encoded by the coding sequence ATGAGCCTCGCCGAACGCATCAACCAGCTGGAAGCCGAACTGGCCAAGGCCGAAGCCCGCACCGCCGATGAGCTGGAACGGTTCCGTGTGGCCATGCTGGGCCGCAACGGCGCCATAACCGAACTGTTCGAGTCGTTCAAGCAGGTTGCGGCAGAGGAGAAGCGCGTGCTGGGTCAGCGCATGAACCAGCTCAAGCAACGGGCGCAAGCACGGTTGGAGGAGCTGAAAGCGGGGCTCGGTGCGCATACGGCCGAAGAGCGCGCTGCATTCGACACCTCCGCCCCGGCCCTCACCGGGCCGACAGGCGCCCTGCACCCCATTACGATCATCCGCCAGCGCATCGTGGATGCATTCGCGCGCATCGGCTTCACCGTGAGCCAGGGCCCCGAGGTGGAGGATGACCACCACAATTTCAGTGCGCTCAATTTCCCGCCCGACCATCCGGCGCGCGACATGCAGGACACCTTTTTCGTGGACGGGCCGGGCGGACGGGCGCTGCGGACGCATACGAGCAGCGTTCAGGTGCGCGTGATGGAGGGCAGCAAACCGCCCATCCGCACCATCTCCCCTGGGCGGGTCTATCGCAACGAGGCCATCAGCGCCCGCGCGCACTGCATGTTCCACCAGGTGGAGGCGCTCTACGTGGACGAGGGCGTCAGCTTCGCCGAGCTGAAGGGGACCTTGGACTACTTCGCCAAGAGCATGTTCGGTCCAGAAGTCGCCATCCGGCTGCGTCCGAGCTACTTCCCCTTCACAGAACCGAGCGCCGAGGTGGACATGAGCTGCACCCTTTGCGGCGGCACCGGATGCGGCGTGTGCAAGCACAGTGGCTGGGTGGAGATCATGGGCTGCGGCATGGTGGACCCCGCCGTGCTGGCCAACTGCGGCATCGACCCGGACAGGTACAGCGGCTTCGCGCTGGGCATGGGCGTGGAGCGCATCGCGCAGCTCATCTACCGGGTTCCGGATCTCCGCCTGTACTGGGAGAACGATGTCCGCTTCCTGGACCGGTTCAGCGCCGATTCCCTGCGCGGCTGA
- the pyk gene encoding pyruvate kinase → MTEPKTKIVATIGPASSSREVLREMMLNGMDVCRLNFSHGSYDFYAELIANIRSLNDELGMTTAILADLQGPKLRVGAMESGPIELKDGALLTITTDPVAGRPGLVSTVYKQFPQDVKKGELVLLDDGKLRLEVVGTDGRTEVTTRVIHGGMLSANKGINLPNTRVSLPCLTEKDRADLDFALDHEVDWIGLSFVRSARDIIELKGIIQQREKHARVIAKIEKPEALREIDEIIREADALMVARGDLGVEIPMEKVPLVQKDIIKRCLAQHRPVIVATQMMESMITSITPTRAEVNDVANAVLDHADAVMLSAETSVGKFPVEVVRAMNRILMEMESSDSMFNVEQPDLQDNDRMVTDTICMAAVRMAAAIDIKAIVTMTHSGYTAFKISSMRPKAHIFAFTSNRRILNMLNLVWGVRAHYYDKTVSTDHTIADIKHILRSKRFVQKGELVVNVASMPIADQGMANMLKLSPA, encoded by the coding sequence ATGACAGAGCCCAAGACCAAGATCGTGGCCACCATCGGCCCCGCCAGCAGCTCCCGCGAGGTGCTGCGAGAGATGATGCTGAACGGCATGGACGTGTGCCGGCTCAACTTCAGCCATGGATCCTACGACTTCTACGCCGAGCTGATCGCCAACATCCGCTCGCTCAACGATGAGCTGGGCATGACCACCGCCATCCTGGCCGATCTGCAGGGCCCCAAGCTCCGCGTGGGCGCCATGGAGAGCGGCCCGATCGAGCTGAAGGACGGCGCGCTGCTCACCATCACCACCGATCCAGTTGCGGGCCGGCCGGGGCTGGTGAGCACGGTGTACAAGCAGTTCCCGCAGGATGTGAAGAAGGGCGAGCTGGTGCTGCTCGACGACGGCAAGCTCCGCCTTGAGGTGGTGGGCACCGATGGCCGTACGGAAGTCACCACGCGCGTGATCCATGGCGGGATGCTCAGCGCGAACAAGGGCATCAATCTGCCCAACACGCGCGTAAGCCTCCCCTGCCTCACCGAGAAGGATCGCGCTGACCTGGATTTCGCGCTTGATCATGAGGTGGATTGGATCGGCCTGAGCTTCGTGCGGAGCGCTCGGGACATCATCGAGCTCAAGGGTATCATCCAGCAGCGGGAGAAGCATGCGCGCGTGATTGCCAAGATCGAGAAGCCCGAGGCGCTCCGGGAAATCGACGAGATCATCCGGGAGGCCGATGCCCTGATGGTGGCGCGCGGCGACCTGGGCGTGGAGATACCCATGGAGAAGGTGCCGCTGGTGCAGAAGGATATCATCAAGCGGTGCCTGGCCCAGCACAGGCCCGTCATTGTGGCCACGCAGATGATGGAGAGCATGATCACCTCCATCACCCCCACGCGTGCCGAGGTCAATGACGTGGCCAACGCCGTGCTCGACCACGCCGATGCCGTCATGCTGAGCGCCGAGACGAGCGTGGGCAAGTTCCCGGTGGAGGTGGTGCGGGCGATGAACCGCATCCTCATGGAGATGGAGAGCAGCGACTCCATGTTCAATGTGGAGCAGCCCGACCTGCAGGACAACGACCGCATGGTCACGGACACCATCTGCATGGCCGCGGTGCGCATGGCGGCCGCCATCGACATCAAGGCGATAGTGACCATGACGCACAGCGGCTACACGGCCTTCAAGATCAGCAGCATGCGGCCCAAGGCGCACATCTTCGCCTTCACCAGCAACCGCCGCATCCTCAACATGCTCAACCTGGTCTGGGGCGTGCGCGCCCACTACTACGACAAGACGGTGAGCACGGACCATACCATCGCCGACATCAAGCACATCCTTCGCAGCAAGCGGTTCGTGCAGAAGGGCGAGCTCGTGGTGAACGTGGCCAGCATGCCCATCGCCGATCAGGGCATGGCCAACATGCTCAAGCTGAGCCCGGCCTAG
- a CDS encoding CvpA family protein, which translates to MNGLDLGILLLLAFAAWRGFRRGFIVELASLLALVAGLWAAARYSAEVASAVGIGANQPALGFLVTFAAVLVGVHLLARLITSAVDLVELGLPNRISGALFATVRSAFTLSVLLNLVLGYSDGAMPPAAVREGSALHSPLQAFAPVLVPAVGQAKWVQWAVEQIREEAGGVPSDPVP; encoded by the coding sequence ATGAATGGATTGGACCTGGGCATTCTCCTCCTCTTGGCGTTTGCGGCTTGGAGGGGCTTCAGGCGTGGCTTCATCGTGGAATTGGCCTCGCTGCTGGCCCTGGTGGCAGGCCTCTGGGCGGCGGCACGGTACAGCGCAGAGGTCGCTTCGGCGGTCGGCATCGGGGCCAATCAGCCCGCGCTCGGCTTCCTGGTCACCTTCGCTGCGGTGCTGGTGGGGGTGCATCTGCTCGCCCGCCTGATCACCTCGGCTGTCGACCTCGTGGAGTTGGGCCTGCCCAACCGCATCTCGGGAGCGCTGTTCGCCACGGTGCGCTCGGCATTCACCCTTAGTGTGCTGCTGAACCTGGTGCTGGGTTATTCCGATGGCGCCATGCCTCCCGCCGCGGTGCGCGAAGGCTCTGCGCTCCATTCTCCCTTGCAAGCCTTTGCCCCTGTGCTGGTGCCGGCCGTCGGCCAGGCCAAGTGGGTGCAGTGGGCGGTGGAGCAGATTCGCGAGGAAGCGGGCGGGGTGCCATCCGACCCCGTGCCCTGA
- the purN gene encoding phosphoribosylglycinamide formyltransferase encodes MVRIAILASGSGSNAQQLMERFAGHPAALVALVGSDQPKAGVLQRAWGFGVPSYLFSGQQLRDGTVLRELQGQRIDLVVLAGFMRLIPAEVVHAFPDRIVNIHPALLPRFGGKGMYGHHVHEAVIAAKERESGITIHLVNERYDEGRVLFQARCPVLQEDTPASLAERIHALEHEHYPRVLESLIAP; translated from the coding sequence ATGGTACGCATCGCCATCCTGGCCTCCGGCTCAGGGTCGAATGCCCAACAGCTCATGGAGCGCTTCGCCGGCCATCCAGCCGCCTTGGTGGCGCTCGTGGGCAGCGACCAGCCCAAGGCCGGGGTGCTGCAGCGAGCCTGGGGTTTCGGCGTGCCCTCCTACCTCTTCAGCGGCCAGCAGCTCCGCGATGGAACCGTTCTGCGCGAGCTGCAAGGGCAGCGCATCGATCTGGTGGTGCTGGCCGGATTCATGCGGCTCATCCCGGCGGAGGTGGTGCATGCGTTTCCCGACCGCATCGTGAACATCCATCCGGCATTGCTGCCCCGGTTCGGTGGCAAAGGAATGTACGGGCACCATGTGCACGAGGCGGTGATCGCCGCCAAAGAGCGCGAGAGCGGCATCACCATCCACTTGGTGAATGAGCGCTATGACGAAGGGCGCGTCCTCTTCCAGGCGCGGTGCCCAGTGCTTCAGGAGGACACGCCCGCGTCGCTGGCCGAACGGATCCACGCGCTGGAGCATGAGCACTATCCGCGCGTGCTGGAGTCCCTGATCGCCCCCTGA
- the rnc gene encoding ribonuclease III yields the protein MIKSLFSRARNPEERRVRAWCRQTLGLTPGDLPLYRQALRHVSAVSEERPDLPDNERLEFLGDAVLDAIIGNLLFTTYPDRGEGFLTRMRSKLVSRAQLNQLAKRIGIERVIETTVVRAHESSVPGNALEALIGALFLDKGFERTRKVVVRLIKDHFDLKEIEKEDRDGKSRLLEWGQKRRRKVEFVVREEGGGRGKHYVAEVRINGEVKGTGRGASKKSAEQDAAQSAFRGMRSRRPAGAGAEAHPGAHGASRRPAR from the coding sequence TTGATCAAGAGCCTTTTCAGCCGAGCGCGCAACCCCGAGGAGCGTCGGGTGAGGGCTTGGTGCCGCCAGACGCTGGGCCTGACGCCAGGGGACCTGCCTCTCTACCGGCAGGCGCTGCGCCATGTGAGCGCCGTTTCCGAGGAGCGCCCGGACCTGCCCGACAACGAACGCCTGGAGTTCCTCGGCGATGCCGTGCTCGATGCCATCATCGGCAACCTGCTATTCACGACCTATCCGGACCGGGGCGAGGGCTTCCTCACACGTATGCGCAGCAAGCTGGTGAGCCGCGCCCAGCTCAACCAGCTCGCCAAGCGCATCGGCATCGAGCGGGTGATCGAGACCACGGTGGTGCGCGCCCACGAGTCCTCGGTGCCAGGGAATGCGCTTGAGGCACTGATCGGAGCCCTGTTCCTCGACAAGGGGTTCGAGCGCACACGCAAGGTGGTGGTGCGCCTGATCAAGGATCACTTCGACCTGAAGGAGATCGAGAAGGAGGACCGCGATGGCAAGAGCCGGTTGCTCGAGTGGGGCCAGAAGCGCCGCCGGAAGGTGGAGTTCGTGGTGCGTGAGGAGGGCGGCGGCCGTGGGAAGCACTATGTCGCCGAGGTACGCATCAATGGCGAGGTGAAGGGCACGGGGCGCGGCGCCAGCAAGAAGAGCGCTGAGCAGGATGCTGCGCAGAGCGCTTTCCGAGGCATGCGCTCCCGGCGACCGGCGGGTGCCGGAGCCGAGGCCCACCCGGGTGCGCACGGGGCTTCGCGCCGCCCGGCCCGCTGA
- a CDS encoding peptidylprolyl isomerase: MALFAALALQSMTHAQPTAAPTRPLVEIRTDLGPIVVALFNETPTHRDNFLRLARAGAYDSLLFHRVIPGFMVQGGDPDSRRAAPGAALGQGGPGYTLPAEIVPGLIHRQGALAAARLADDVNPDRRSSGSQFYIVQGKAWQGPELERLNARKGAEAIPYSEEERRIYATQGGAPHLDGAYTVFGEVVEGLETVDAIAKTACDARDRPLQDIRMFMRILE, from the coding sequence GTGGCCCTGTTCGCCGCCCTGGCCCTGCAATCCATGACGCACGCGCAGCCCACGGCGGCGCCCACCCGCCCGCTCGTAGAGATACGCACGGACTTGGGCCCCATCGTCGTGGCCCTGTTCAACGAAACGCCCACCCACCGCGACAATTTCCTGCGCCTGGCAAGGGCCGGGGCCTACGACAGCCTCTTGTTCCACCGGGTCATCCCGGGCTTCATGGTGCAGGGGGGCGACCCCGATAGCAGGCGTGCTGCACCTGGCGCGGCACTCGGCCAAGGCGGTCCTGGATACACGCTGCCAGCGGAGATCGTTCCTGGGCTGATTCACCGCCAGGGGGCATTGGCAGCGGCCCGGCTGGCGGATGATGTGAATCCCGATCGGCGCAGCAGCGGCAGCCAGTTCTACATCGTACAGGGGAAGGCGTGGCAGGGCCCTGAACTGGAGCGCCTCAACGCACGAAAGGGCGCGGAGGCCATTCCCTACAGCGAGGAGGAGAGGCGTATCTACGCCACCCAGGGCGGGGCGCCCCACCTGGACGGTGCCTATACCGTCTTCGGTGAAGTGGTGGAGGGGCTGGAAACGGTGGATGCCATCGCCAAGACGGCCTGCGATGCCCGCGACCGGCCGCTTCAGGATATACGGATGTTCATGCGCATACTCGAATGA
- a CDS encoding class I SAM-dependent methyltransferase: MNEHDWDRVADRFEQEIFNVPANDRRGVIREALEELAGPDRIAADLGCGVGRTLPLLSTLFGRVYAVDISTRCLDIARDAHPELGNIRYVQADLSATRKGFPQAHVVLCINTWLNGDLRTRMGIISNTCKSVRRGGHFVLVVPALGSALLAAFRQVQWEMRLGTEPGELEQQAARRGGALELGLVEIDKVATKHYLKEEIEVLLDEQGMRIERMQKLEYPWTTEFAAPPRWMREPYPWDWFVVARRVR, encoded by the coding sequence ATGAACGAGCACGATTGGGACCGGGTGGCAGACCGCTTTGAGCAGGAGATCTTCAATGTGCCGGCCAACGATCGCCGCGGCGTCATCCGGGAGGCCTTGGAGGAACTGGCCGGTCCGGACCGCATCGCTGCCGACCTGGGTTGCGGGGTGGGGCGGACGCTGCCGTTGCTATCCACCCTGTTCGGCCGGGTCTATGCGGTGGATATATCCACCAGGTGCCTGGACATCGCACGCGATGCGCATCCGGAGCTCGGGAACATCAGGTATGTGCAGGCCGACCTGAGCGCAACACGCAAGGGCTTCCCTCAGGCCCATGTGGTGCTCTGCATCAATACCTGGCTCAATGGCGACCTGCGCACGCGGATGGGCATCATCAGCAACACGTGCAAGAGCGTGAGGCGCGGCGGTCACTTCGTGCTGGTGGTCCCGGCGCTGGGGTCGGCGTTGCTCGCTGCGTTCAGGCAGGTACAGTGGGAAATGCGGCTCGGCACGGAGCCCGGTGAGCTGGAACAGCAAGCCGCCAGGCGCGGAGGCGCACTGGAGCTCGGCCTGGTGGAGATCGACAAGGTGGCCACCAAGCACTACCTGAAGGAGGAGATCGAGGTCCTGCTGGATGAACAGGGCATGCGCATTGAACGGATGCAGAAGCTCGAGTATCCGTGGACCACCGAGTTCGCGGCGCCGCCGCGATGGATGCGTGAGCCCTATCCGTGGGATTGGTTCGTGGTGGCGCGCCGTGTGCGGTGA
- a CDS encoding IPExxxVDY family protein yields MPKHRLDDAAALPDAVVFGISCHVPDYRLCWSLNRALGLELERRRSDIVEHARGKELHYTVFDQRDEESEVRWSLVSNTCGKRRLIPSQRSADFFLVVDPEVAEAQDGLLGRIRGAEFVLTAFALPMNELRMGHKLLL; encoded by the coding sequence ATGCCCAAGCACAGGCTCGATGATGCCGCTGCGCTGCCGGATGCCGTGGTTTTCGGCATCAGCTGCCATGTGCCGGATTACCGTCTCTGCTGGTCGCTGAACCGTGCCTTAGGCCTCGAACTCGAGCGCCGCCGCTCCGACATCGTGGAGCACGCCCGGGGCAAGGAGCTGCACTACACGGTGTTCGATCAGCGGGACGAGGAGTCCGAGGTGCGCTGGTCGCTTGTGAGCAACACCTGCGGCAAGCGCCGGCTCATCCCCTCGCAGCGGTCTGCCGATTTCTTCCTGGTGGTCGATCCGGAAGTCGCCGAAGCCCAGGACGGACTCCTCGGGCGCATCCGCGGCGCCGAGTTCGTGCTTACCGCATTCGCCCTGCCGATGAATGAACTGCGGATGGGGCACAAGTTGTTGCTTTGA
- the fabF gene encoding beta-ketoacyl-ACP synthase II, with amino-acid sequence MQLRRVVVTGLGALTPLGNTLKAYWEGLVSGRSGAAPITRFDASKFKTQFACEVKGFNPEDFLDRKEARKMDPFAQYALVCSDEALKDSGLLESGVDRDMVGVIWGSGIGGLKTFQDECIGYGKGDGTPRFNPFFIPKMIADSAAGLISMRHTLRGPSYVTVSACASSNNSMIDAYNYIRLGTCVAAVTGGSEAAIYEAGVGGFNALHAMSTRNDDPATASRPYDKDRDGFVLGEGGAAIVLEDLEHALARGARIYCEVVGGGMSSDAYHITAPHPEGLGAELCMKHALRDAGMQPEEIDYINTHGTSTPIGDPQEVKAIQRLFGEHSYKLNISATKSMTGHLLGGAGAIEGVAAIMAVHSDIVPPTINHFTDDPEIDPQLNFTFNQAQRRTVNAALSNTFGFGGHNTSVIFRKYR; translated from the coding sequence ATGCAGCTCAGGCGTGTGGTCGTCACCGGTCTGGGCGCGCTCACTCCCCTCGGGAACACCCTCAAGGCATACTGGGAGGGCCTGGTGAGCGGCCGTAGCGGAGCCGCGCCCATCACCCGGTTCGACGCCAGCAAGTTCAAGACCCAGTTCGCCTGCGAGGTGAAGGGCTTCAATCCGGAGGACTTCCTTGACCGCAAGGAGGCCCGGAAGATGGACCCCTTCGCGCAGTATGCGCTGGTGTGTTCGGACGAGGCCCTGAAGGACAGCGGCTTGCTGGAGAGCGGCGTGGACCGCGACATGGTGGGCGTGATCTGGGGCAGCGGGATCGGCGGGCTGAAGACCTTCCAGGATGAGTGCATCGGGTACGGCAAGGGCGATGGAACCCCGCGCTTCAACCCCTTCTTCATCCCCAAGATGATTGCCGATAGCGCGGCAGGGCTCATCAGCATGCGACACACGCTGCGGGGCCCCAGCTATGTGACCGTGAGCGCCTGCGCCTCGAGCAACAACTCGATGATCGATGCCTACAACTACATCCGCCTCGGCACCTGCGTGGCCGCGGTGACCGGTGGCAGCGAGGCGGCGATCTACGAGGCCGGTGTGGGGGGCTTCAATGCCTTGCACGCCATGAGCACGCGCAATGACGACCCGGCCACCGCATCGCGGCCCTACGATAAGGACCGTGACGGATTCGTGCTGGGAGAGGGCGGAGCCGCCATCGTGCTCGAGGACCTGGAGCACGCCTTGGCCCGCGGCGCACGCATTTATTGCGAGGTGGTGGGCGGCGGCATGAGCAGCGATGCCTATCACATCACCGCCCCGCACCCCGAGGGCCTCGGCGCAGAGCTGTGCATGAAGCATGCGCTGCGCGATGCCGGAATGCAGCCGGAGGAGATCGACTACATCAACACGCACGGCACCAGCACGCCCATCGGGGACCCGCAGGAGGTGAAGGCCATCCAGCGCCTATTCGGGGAGCACAGCTACAAGCTGAACATCAGCGCCACCAAGAGCATGACCGGCCATCTGCTGGGCGGGGCAGGCGCCATCGAGGGCGTGGCCGCCATCATGGCCGTCCACAGCGACATCGTGCCGCCCACCATCAACCACTTCACGGACGATCCCGAGATCGACCCGCAGCTGAACTTCACCTTCAACCAGGCGCAGCGGCGCACGGTGAATGCAGCGCTGAGCAACACCTTCGGCTTCGGCGGGCACAACACCTCGGTGATCTTCCGCAAGTACCGGTAG
- a CDS encoding geranylgeranyl reductase family protein produces MSEQPTTGSHSAEAVRTGILIIGGGPGGASAALRLSALGVPALLLDKAVFPRDKVCGDALSGKVMRSLERLDMGLAEQVKRDALAMPSWGVVFVAPSGRSLRVPFSRTTGLGEAPGAILPRLRFDDLLFRRAKGSAGVSIAEGEAATGFERTPTGWRVITSRGRLVEAELIIDAAGANSAFARHVAKLPMDPRHHAAGVRAYCSGVTGLDPQGFIELIFLKDLLPGYLWVFPLPGGRANVGLGLRSDVAARRKADLKAMLRKLLTEHPQLRHRFVAAQIEGAIQGMGLPLASKRLALSGDGYLLVGDAGHLIDPFTGEGISHAMISGVHAAEVAAKAIRSGDASAGRLKEHDERVWRRLGKELAISTRLQQLADKPWLFDFVVDRANRNPALADTISSMFTDLDLRERLKRPGFYMDLVLGRRLPR; encoded by the coding sequence ATGAGCGAGCAACCCACCACCGGCTCGCACAGCGCTGAGGCTGTGCGAACGGGCATCCTCATCATCGGCGGGGGGCCGGGCGGAGCGTCCGCCGCCCTCCGGCTTTCGGCCCTCGGAGTGCCGGCCCTGCTGCTTGACAAAGCCGTGTTCCCGCGCGACAAGGTTTGCGGCGACGCCCTCAGTGGCAAGGTGATGCGGAGCCTCGAGCGGCTCGATATGGGACTGGCCGAGCAGGTGAAGCGCGATGCGCTCGCCATGCCCAGCTGGGGAGTGGTCTTCGTAGCTCCGAGCGGCCGGTCGCTCCGCGTGCCGTTCTCCCGGACCACCGGCCTTGGCGAGGCCCCTGGCGCCATCCTTCCCAGGCTGCGGTTCGACGATCTCCTCTTCCGGCGGGCGAAGGGCTCCGCCGGGGTATCGATAGCGGAGGGCGAAGCCGCCACCGGATTCGAGCGGACGCCGACCGGATGGCGGGTCATCACCTCGCGCGGACGGCTGGTGGAGGCCGAGCTGATCATCGACGCAGCGGGCGCGAACTCCGCCTTCGCCAGGCATGTGGCCAAGCTTCCCATGGACCCGCGCCACCATGCGGCAGGCGTAAGGGCCTACTGCTCGGGAGTGACCGGGCTCGACCCGCAAGGATTCATCGAGCTCATTTTCCTCAAGGACCTGCTGCCGGGCTACCTGTGGGTGTTCCCGCTCCCCGGTGGCCGCGCCAACGTGGGGCTAGGTCTGCGAAGCGATGTGGCAGCGCGCCGCAAGGCGGACCTGAAGGCCATGCTCAGGAAGCTGCTCACCGAGCATCCGCAGCTGCGACATCGCTTCGTCGCTGCGCAGATCGAAGGCGCCATCCAGGGCATGGGGCTTCCTTTGGCCAGCAAGCGCCTTGCCCTTAGCGGCGACGGATACCTCCTGGTGGGCGATGCCGGCCACCTCATCGACCCGTTCACGGGCGAGGGCATCAGCCATGCCATGATCAGCGGTGTGCATGCCGCAGAGGTGGCCGCCAAGGCGATTCGCTCCGGCGATGCTTCCGCGGGACGGCTGAAGGAGCATGATGAACGCGTTTGGCGACGGCTGGGAAAGGAGCTCGCCATCAGCACCCGGCTCCAGCAGCTGGCGGACAAGCCCTGGCTGTTCGACTTCGTGGTGGACCGCGCGAATCGCAACCCGGCGCTGGCCGATACCATCAGCAGCATGTTCACCGACCTGGACCTGCGCGAGCGCCTGAAGAGGCCGGGTTTCTACATGGACCTGGTGCTGGGGCGTCGATTGCCCCGCTGA
- a CDS encoding acyl carrier protein: MSDIKSRVIAIIVDKLGVDQGEVTMEASFTNDLGADSLDTVELIMEFEKEFNIAIPDDQAEKIQTVGQAVEYVEKNAK; the protein is encoded by the coding sequence ATGTCGGACATCAAGTCAAGGGTCATCGCGATCATCGTGGACAAGCTTGGCGTGGACCAGGGCGAAGTCACCATGGAAGCGAGCTTCACCAACGACCTTGGCGCTGACAGCCTCGATACCGTCGAGCTCATCATGGAGTTCGAGAAGGAGTTCAACATCGCCATCCCCGACGACCAGGCCGAAAAGATCCAGACCGTGGGTCAGGCTGTGGAGTACGTGGAGAAGAACGCGAAGTAA